The following are encoded together in the uncultured Sphaerochaeta sp. genome:
- a CDS encoding phosphatase PAP2 family protein — MQESIMLFFLNIENPVLDFLGNLASLLGEQTFVIAVILYIFWNHDKKKGFGLYSSVLLSVLAMGILKATVKAPRPFQVLESIQGKRLETATGYSFPSGHTTTGAAFYTAMALTFHKRKLSIFCAIMMTLVGLSRLYLGVHWPIDVFAGLLLGVSISFAFYHYLDYLYDDEKRRLRYLVILGTIFAISGAVISILLNFFSADETAFNDLMKILALGGGGYLGFALENKKVQFLTEGTLAKKIGRYLIGLVVVLLIMGSKVIIPESLYAIGGFVRYSLVGLWATGLYPLIGKNLRLFSGAQ, encoded by the coding sequence ATGCAAGAATCCATCATGCTGTTCTTTCTGAATATTGAGAACCCCGTTCTCGACTTCCTGGGCAACCTTGCCTCACTGTTGGGTGAGCAGACCTTCGTCATTGCCGTTATCCTCTACATCTTCTGGAATCATGACAAGAAGAAGGGTTTCGGTCTCTACTCATCAGTTCTGCTCTCGGTACTTGCGATGGGTATATTGAAAGCCACAGTCAAGGCTCCACGCCCGTTCCAGGTATTGGAATCGATCCAAGGGAAACGACTGGAGACCGCAACCGGATACTCTTTCCCCAGCGGACATACGACAACCGGGGCGGCTTTCTATACAGCCATGGCGCTCACTTTCCATAAGCGAAAACTCAGTATTTTCTGTGCAATTATGATGACCCTTGTAGGGTTAAGCAGGCTCTACCTTGGTGTTCACTGGCCGATTGACGTGTTTGCCGGTCTTCTACTCGGTGTTTCCATCAGCTTTGCATTCTACCACTATCTGGACTATCTCTATGATGATGAGAAACGACGACTGAGATATCTGGTAATACTGGGGACCATCTTTGCTATCAGTGGAGCTGTTATCAGTATCCTGCTCAATTTCTTTTCCGCTGATGAGACGGCTTTCAATGACCTGATGAAGATTCTCGCTCTCGGTGGTGGAGGCTATCTTGGATTCGCCCTCGAGAACAAGAAGGTTCAATTCTTGACCGAAGGAACACTTGCAAAGAAGATTGGCCGCTATCTTATCGGCTTGGTTGTTGTGCTTCTGATCATGGGATCCAAGGTAATCATCCCAGAGTCACTGTATGCAATTGGAGGATTTGTGCGATACAGCCTCGTCGGACTCTGGGCAACCGGCCTTTATCCACTTATAGGAAAAAATCTGCGTCTTTTCTCTGGTGCTCAATAA
- a CDS encoding 3'-5' exonuclease encodes MNYVALDFETANSYPGGACSVALARFDEEGTLLETYYTLIRPKHPYFDPGMTAVHKLSSDECLAAPAFDKIWEQMRSFIGRDILVAHNAVFDMGVMKAAFEAYDLEAREMSYLCTLTIARKLWPKMHSYKLSYLVDYLEMEYQAHYALDDAIMCGKIMYRLCQGHLNDLLDLRRFLITKGIEPKVIEHQRKDADFFL; translated from the coding sequence GTGAACTATGTAGCATTAGATTTCGAGACGGCGAACAGCTACCCCGGTGGTGCTTGTTCAGTAGCCCTTGCCCGGTTCGATGAAGAAGGCACCCTGCTTGAGACGTATTATACATTGATCCGACCCAAGCATCCGTATTTTGACCCAGGGATGACAGCAGTGCATAAACTCTCCAGTGATGAGTGTCTTGCTGCCCCTGCATTCGACAAGATCTGGGAACAGATGCGTTCATTCATCGGTCGTGATATCCTTGTTGCTCACAATGCGGTCTTTGACATGGGAGTAATGAAAGCTGCATTTGAAGCATATGACCTTGAGGCACGGGAGATGAGCTACCTATGCACCCTGACCATTGCTCGAAAGCTCTGGCCCAAGATGCACAGCTATAAACTCTCATACCTTGTCGATTACCTAGAGATGGAGTATCAGGCTCACTATGCCCTTGATGATGCAATCATGTGTGGAAAGATCATGTATCGGCTCTGCCAGGGTCATTTGAATGACCTGCTCGATCTTCGCCGGTTTTTGATCACCAAGGGTATTGAGCCGAAGGTTATTGAGCACCAGAGAAAAGACGCAGATTTTTTCCTATAA
- a CDS encoding L-serine ammonia-lyase, iron-sulfur-dependent, subunit alpha gives MDKYLKILQKELRPAMGCTEPAASALSGAKAAELLGMVPTSLEICTSRDMVKNAMGVGIPNCSLKGIQAAVALGASGGDSEKGLSILSSLSEEQIEKASAIPVSLVIESGVPSLYIKVTAKAGDDFAIATISGEHDRFSYLQHNTTVLRELAVDACGTELEVEDEQFLDSASLADMLTWVEQASKEAIDLVLDAKETNLAIARHALEHSYGLSVGRIAAEPIGKEPSSLSEAFSLGSAMAAAASDARMAGCPLPVIINSGSGNQGITLTVPIAVVAAYLKKDDEQLGRALLLSQLIGLGLTARKDRLSALCGAFTASIGTACGLVYLLGGTLEEMDRAFNTMVGNLTGIICDGAKSTCALKIYSCVEAANLACKLAFRGLSPGSESGIVGKSSMESMDFLSRISHEGMEETDKTILSIMLGKQS, from the coding sequence ATGGATAAATACCTCAAAATATTGCAAAAAGAGTTGCGCCCCGCAATGGGATGCACTGAACCCGCAGCCTCAGCTTTGTCTGGTGCCAAGGCTGCGGAATTATTAGGAATGGTACCCACCTCTTTGGAAATCTGTACCAGTAGGGACATGGTCAAGAATGCTATGGGTGTCGGCATTCCAAATTGCTCCTTAAAGGGTATCCAGGCAGCAGTTGCCCTTGGAGCAAGCGGGGGAGACAGTGAGAAGGGGTTAAGCATTCTCAGCAGTCTTAGTGAAGAACAGATAGAGAAGGCTTCAGCAATTCCCGTCTCTCTTGTTATTGAGAGTGGTGTCCCCTCATTGTATATCAAGGTTACTGCAAAAGCGGGAGATGATTTTGCCATTGCCACTATCAGCGGAGAGCATGACCGTTTCAGTTATCTACAGCATAATACTACGGTTTTACGTGAACTGGCAGTGGATGCCTGTGGTACAGAACTGGAAGTGGAGGATGAGCAATTCCTTGATTCTGCGAGTCTTGCTGATATGCTTACGTGGGTGGAACAGGCATCAAAGGAGGCAATCGATCTGGTTCTGGATGCAAAGGAAACAAACCTTGCTATTGCACGACATGCGCTCGAGCACTCCTATGGACTTTCGGTAGGGAGGATTGCCGCTGAGCCGATAGGGAAAGAACCAAGTAGTCTATCAGAAGCATTCAGCTTGGGCTCAGCTATGGCTGCAGCTGCCAGTGACGCAAGAATGGCTGGATGTCCGCTACCGGTAATTATTAATAGTGGCAGTGGGAATCAGGGAATCACCTTGACCGTACCCATAGCGGTAGTTGCAGCATATCTGAAGAAAGATGATGAACAGCTTGGAAGAGCCTTATTGCTTAGTCAGCTGATAGGATTGGGACTGACTGCCAGAAAAGACCGGCTAAGTGCTCTCTGTGGTGCCTTCACAGCCTCCATTGGGACGGCTTGTGGATTGGTGTATCTGCTGGGAGGAACTCTAGAAGAGATGGACCGTGCTTTCAACACCATGGTCGGTAATCTTACTGGGATTATTTGTGATGGTGCCAAGTCCACCTGTGCCTTGAAAATCTACAGTTGTGTGGAAGCGGCAAACCTTGCCTGCAAACTTGCATTCCGCGGTCTTTCCCCAGGAAGTGAGAGCGGAATCGTTGGAAAGTCGAGTATGGAGAGTATGGATTTTCTCTCCAGGATCAGTCATGAAGGGATGGAAGAAACAGATAAGACGATTCTCTCCATCATGTTAGGAAAACAATCGTGA